The following are encoded together in the Drosophila willistoni isolate 14030-0811.24 unplaced genomic scaffold, UCI_dwil_1.1 Seg169, whole genome shotgun sequence genome:
- the LOC124460969 gene encoding uncharacterized protein LOC124460969 yields MVTQVKAYVRDCRVCKETKSTNCGPKPGIGAEVKSYRPFQKIYIGFLGKYPRSRGGHAYVLVVVDHFSKFVFLQAMREATANGAVKFLKREVFHKFGVPERVHSVNGKQFVSKQFEQLLREYGVKHLRTALYSPQSNAAERVNQSVLNAIRSYLNEDHRDWDLYLSEIEFKVRDSIAQGGGLKWGSDSCRGLELEMRSFMKRTGDAFKTLSAGVHKLQEELLAMEVQFRSSKLLIESPTRKRARFQGASLSPSAHLSLPVPAFDIDPMSPNAQQLISFRSPALAEIKYMKKH; encoded by the exons ATGGTGACTCAGGTGAAGGCCTATGTTCGGGACTGCCGAGTGTGCAAAGAAACAAAGTCGACCAATTGTGGGCCGAAGCCAGGAATAGGAGCTGAAGTGAAGTCCTATCGGCCATTCCAGAAGATCTATATAGGCTTCTTGGGGAAATACCCACGGTCGAGGGGAGGTCACGCGTACGTGTTAGTGGTTGTGGATCACTTTTCGAAATTCGTGTTTCTGCAAGCAATGCGGGAGGCTACAGCGAACGGCGCTGTGAAATTCCTTAAACGGGAAGTTTTCCACAAATTCGGAGTGCCGGAACGAGTGCATAGCGTTAACGGAAAACAATTTGTTTCCAAACAGTTCGAACAATTGTTGCGGGAATATGGCGTAAAGCATCTCCGCACTGCGTTATATTCACCTCAGTCCAACGCGGCCGAAAGAGTCAACCAGTCGGTGCTGAACGCGATCCGGTCTTATCTAAACGAAGATCATCGGGATTGGGACCTGTATCTCAGCGAAATCGAAT TCAAGGTGCGGGATAGTATTGCACAGGGTGGCGGCCTTAAATGGGGCTCTGATTCGTGTCGTGGCTTGGAGCTCGAGATGCGAAGTTTTATGAAACGGACTGGGGATGCATTTAAAACCCTGTCAGCTGGCGTTCATAAGCTCCAAGAGGAGCTTTTGGCGATGGAGGTTCAATTCAGAAGTTCTAAACTTTTGATTGAATCTCCGACGCGAAAGAGGGCCAGGTTTCAGGGCGCGTCCCTCAGTCCGTCGGCACATTTGTCTCTGCCAGTTCCGGCTTTCGACATTGACCCTATGTCACCAAATGCACAGCAGCTGATATCGTTTAGGAGTCCGGCTTTGGCAG aaataaaatacatgaAGAAGCATTAA